Genomic window (Phragmites australis chromosome 5, lpPhrAust1.1, whole genome shotgun sequence):
TCGAGGTGTTCATCGACCTCATCATCGACATGTGGGCTCCGTTGCGGGAGCTATTCGTTGGGCTATTGGGTGAGCTTGCCGCAGATGAGGTTGGTGATCTGCAGCACCTCGTCCTCGAATCCGATCTTGGTGACGAGGTTGCAGATGACGGACAAGATGCACTCGAGATCTACAGCAAAGGAAGAACAAGGCTCAATTCAAGAACAAGCAAGTGTTTATTTGGAATCGAGGGAGGAAGATAAAGAGGGATATGCCTTTGTCCAGGATGCACAATGGGGAGGTGAAGAGGAGGTCGACGGAGGCGAGCATGAGGGAGGCCATGTCGAGCCACCGGCCGACGAGGATGTGCTCCTGCTCCTCGATGCAGAGACGGGTGACCTTTGGGTCAGTGACCTCAGGCCCCGCGTCGGCCTAGGTGAGCTTGGCGGTGAAGTGCACCACCGCAATCATCGGCTCCTCCTCCATTGTGTTCACGATCAGGGCCGGTCCTGAGATTTCAGTGGTCCGGGGCGAAACTAAAAATGGGGCCCATTGaacataaatattgaaatatttatatatcaattacaaagataatattCTGGGTAGAGTCCATGAGCATTTACGATAAATTTGAACAACCTGGAATGCGTCCGTTACGGTAAGTTGGaacaaaattattgtaaatgctCGCGGGAACAAAATTGTGAGGGATCGGAGTACACGTACGTATGCTGCATTAATGCAtgctagctaggtagagatactcaCATGATTATGTACAACTTGCTACGTGCAGCTCTAGGTACTCATCGGTATATGCAGTAGGTAGCTTGCAGCAATAGTAGCTTTGGATCTATCTGCTCGCAGGTGCTAGCACCACAGTACAAACGCTGGACCCATTGATTGCTGGAGTGAGCGGAGACCTTTCCATATTTCAAACGTGCAATCTCAGCAAGGGTCGGATCCATTTGAGGTGGAGTAGAAACTATAGAGGAGAAAAATTAGCAACGAAAACTCATATGGTAATGACTAATGCATGTCCTCGATCGAAGTTGCGGGCATGTGGGAGACGGAGGAAATTGGACTATGTGGATGGAAGAAAACACGAAATAGGCAAACAACCAAATAGGCTAGGTAGGTAGgttacttgattttttatggacCGGAGGAACCATGCCACTTGTGTCCTACCGTGCGGACTGCTAGGCCTATCTGCTACTTACCTAGTTCTATCTGTTGTCGTACTGTTAGGTATGCATACTATACACAGGTACACGAGGAGTGGCCCCTCGGTTTTGGGGGCCCGGAGCGGCCGCCCCGCTCAACCCCCTCAGGGCCGGCTCTGTTCACGATTGTCGCTATCTTGTTGTTCCTTCACTGTGCTTGAGTTGGAGCTGTTGCTACTGCTTTCTCTGCCGAAGAGGGTAAGGAAGGAGGATATTAGGTACGGGAGATACCCAACGCCATAATCCAACAAGTCAGGCACCCAACCTCACACTACAACCGTTGGATCAACAATCAACGATTGGCAGTAGATGGATACATGACAATAGTGGTTTAGATGGCAAGAGAGATTTTGGTAGTTATAAGATATTTTTAAATTATAGGAAAATGGAATATGAAGAGTGAAATATATATAGTTTGTTGAAGTGTttaagagatggagagagagaatTGTTTTGAAGGGCACGCCATAAAGATACGAGGGTCTCGTTTGGATGTGTAAGAGCAACTCCAAAAGAAACGTTATCACCCAtgctattttaatttttagctaGAAGGATCAAAAACCGGTCTTCAACAGACACGCTACCGCCCTTGCTATTTTGGCTCACACTTCATCCCGCTCCTCCTACACGCCAAATCTGGCATGTCTCGCCCCCACGCCATTCCCCAACCGCCGCTCTGCCCCGTTCGCTCCCGCAACCATCCGGACTCTGCGTCCCCtgttcctcttccttctccccGAGCACATCTCCGAGCCACACCGCCATAGCCAGGGCCACCCCTCATCTCCTGCCTCTATCAAAAAATCCAAGCCGCCCCTTCCTATCTCAATCCAGTTCAAATCGCTGCCGCAAATGAGTTGAACCCTCGTTCTTCCTTCTTGGGGGataagtgtgtgtgtgtttcttCCCATTTTTCATTGTAGATTTCTTTGATGTTCGTTCGATTTGTTGTTCTTCATGAGGATCATGTGTAAAATACGGTATATATGCTAATTTTGCCGATCCTTTCTGCAGTTTGAGGTAATATGTGACTCATGCTTTCGTAATATGTGACCCATCCTTGTTGCGATCTGAAGGCCTGATATTTTTCCATCAACTGGACCTGAATTTGCAGGAACAACATCTAGCAATTTCGGGATTTGTCACAACACCATCAAAGTGAACTGGTaaattctttctttcttgcagCTTTAATGCATTTCATACTGCGGCGAAGCAGGGCCATATGGGTTAGTTTTATTTCTTTCATCATTACttataatttattgaatttgaTCCTGGTGAGTTCTATGTGCCAAGTTCATTAGTTGATTATTAGGCTAATGTAGATTGGAATTCTTTAATATGTGGATTCGATGGCTTGTGCTTGCAGTTCGGTGTGACCATTCATATTGGTTTATTTGTGCGTGCAGCTGGTATGTTTATAAAAATTGACTTGTATCCCATTGACTTCTGCAAATCTCTGTGATCATGGATGCTCATCTTGTGCAACATGAGGCTGGAGTAGACTTGAGGCCAAAAACAATGATCACAGATGACCTTTTGGACTTGGACCGGAGAAAATTGCAACCTGATGCTAATTGTTTGGAACTTTGTTGACCATTGTGATTATGCGGCATTTGCAGCTGTTGTGCTGAATGTCTATGGAACCGGTATTTCCCGGCTGCTGCCCTGCTCTAGCGAGGACGGGAAGGAGAGggcgagagagaaaaagagaatgaCATGTGGATCTATGaatatattgttagttataaaatattattaaaaatagaagaaagaaTATGTAGGGTGAAATATAGATATGTTGTTAGAGTGATAAAGTAATATGAAGGATAAATTTTTATAGATAATAATCTATATAAAGATATGAATGATATATTATAGATGGTTTGTTGGAGTTGGTATAACTTCCGTGATCTCTATGACCCTACGGAGGGTCTCGTGTAGATGCTCTAACTTCCGTGCGGCCGCttcctccctttttttttccaacagcacgcacgcacgcggcctcctcctcctcgtctcctCCCCTCGGCCTCGAATCGATCATCTCCCCCAGCAAACTGGAGCACCCTATCCCCAATCCCACGTAGGCCTGAGCCGGAGACCACCGAGTGAGCGTGGCCAGCCCACCGTCCGTCCGTCCATCCGTCCGTTAGTTCACCATGCTCAGGGTCGCAAGCAGGCGCCTCTCGTCCGCCCTAGCCtggcgccccgccgccgccgccaggggCCCCCTCGCCGGCGCCCTACCCGGCCACAACGACGACGGAGACCGCGAGCGCAGGCCGCGGTTCGTCATCGACTCCCCCTTCTTCGCCGCCGCCAGAGGTATGTATCCGGATCGCCCTTCCTTGCCCTTCCTCCGATCTGCGCGAACGCAGGTAGACGGGTATACTCGGGTGGGATCCTAATACAAATCCTAGGGTTTCGGAGCTCGCGGTGGCCGTTGGTGTTGGGTCCGTGGTCTCTGATCTGCGGTGTGAGGCGAGGTGCTTTGATGCTGCAGATGCTCGTTGATCTGTATTTGTGTTTTTTTCGTGCATGTGTGATGTGTTCTTAAATCGCGCCTTAGGACTTAGGACTGCCTGATTGCGATTGTTGGGTTGAGAGGGTTCTTGCGGTTCAGTCATCGTCTGCGAACAAGTTTCGTTTTTGCTTTTTCAATTTTCATGATGGCCGTTGGAACTGGATGGAATATGGAACAGGAGAATGGATTTTGGGTTGCTTAGTCTGAATTCTGAAGTTTTAGGTAACATGCACCGGAACTTTATGCAAATTCTGTTTGCATGAACACTGTCGTCATGTGAATTTCTAGGCATGTGATTGGGGGCGCGGTCCCATGTGTGTGACTCCGATGTGCGGTGTTTAGTGGGGTGTGTTCACACGGACGCTTTGTCCTTGtaatcgcaaaaaaaaaagaagaaatgacAATTCCTCACGATTCACATTAAGGTGGAGCAATTGGTTCATGCACACTAGTATTTTGCCTCTAGTTATTCTTAATTCTAGTTTTTTTGTTCGTTCTGTTATTCAAATACCTCAATGGGCATATCGTTCTTGTATCAAAAGTACTCTTAGATTTTTCCCATGGACAATGGCTGCACAAGAGCATATTGATGTGAATAGTGGAGTCCAAAAAGTAACAGTTTTAAAGCCAGTGAAAAAGTTTCCATGATATCTTGGTTGATGTGGCGATAGTTGTGATGCAAATTTGGCTCTTTGGAGCTAATCTTAACCCTCAAGGAAGGCTATTTTCTTTATTTGTATCCGTCCTTCTGTAAACTAAGGCTGTCGTTTACCTTGACATCTGACACATTGTGGAGGAAATTCTGTTTCTTGAATGTTCTATGAGTTATTAAGTTCTTATGTTCTACTGAAATGACGAGTCTAATTTGCAGTTGACatttttggttgaatttcttctgAAGATTTGCTAAATCTATTATCATTCTAATTTAGTACAGATATTGCCTAGTGGCAGAGAATTGTGTTGCGTATGAGGGTGAGTGTTGAATTTAAGGACGTGTACTGTTATGCTCAAATGTTTCCATCCTAAGGAAACAATGTGCCATTGTAGTTATTAATTTCTGTAAATTAATTGATGTCCTCTATTTGCTCTTGTATGATTGTATCTAGTTACATTGTTACTGCTATCATGGTAGACTTGTTGGTGCATTTGAATTTGGACCAACATTGTTTTAAATTATCCCAGTGCTATACTACTGCATGTGTGGTGGTTGCCTTCTTGTCCATTTGGTTCTCTCCACTAGTTTTGGTATAAAtctttaaccactaaaaacctgTTATCTTGCTtagaaattgttttttttttttggtttacaAGTCTGTTGATAATTCAAATATGAATCTATTTCTTTTAGTTGTTTGATGTAAACTAATGATGATGTGTAGCTTAACTTTTGACGTATTGCTAAAATAATTACTTAGCTCATATTGTCTGAATGTGCAGCAATATCTCTTTGAATGTCACAGTTTGTTAGAATGCTTTAAGAATGTTAATTGTATAGTTCACTTGTTTTTGTCATTTTATTTTTCCTGTGTACAGATCAACCACATTGTTATCATGTTATGTGTTTCACAAATCTTGATCTGGGtgtgatatgttgattgcttaGCATATCATCTATGCTCGTTGGTACACTACTGTTTAATTCTAGTGAAATGCTCTTGTGTTCGGTCGTGCTGCATGTGTTAACAGAAGCCTGGGTTAAAGGCATATAATGTAGTTCCTTATTTCGAATGCTAAAGATTGATCAGAAGCAAATAAAGGAGTTGAAGAGTGTTTATCCCATGTAGTGTATAGGTAGCGAGCAGTTATGGCAACAGAAAATAGTGAACACTTGTCACTAAAAATCTTCAAATTAACCATTACAATGGCATCCTATCTTTTAGTAATACGATGCGATACTGTTTAAGTGCAACTTTTAGCAGCGTGGTCTATTCTGCTGTTATGGATTATTTTCCCGCTAGTTCTGGGTTGTGTTTGTAGTTTTCATGTGCTACTTTCTGACATTAAGGTACCGTTGTATTCAGACATTATAATGCTACTGTTGTCTTTGTACTGTTTTTGTTCTTCTattgataatatatcatctaaTAGCTCTCTCGTGCAGGGTTCTCGGCTGAAACCCTTGTTCCAAGAAACCAGGACCTAAGCTTAGCTGAGCTCCCAGCAACTGTGGCAGCCATGAAGAATCCCAGTGCAAAAATTGTCTATGATGAGTATAACCACGAGCGCTACCCACCTGGTGACCCCAGCAAGCGTGCATTTGCCTACTTTGTGTTGAGTGGTGGGAGATTCATCTATGCCTCATTGTTGCGTTTGCTCATCTTGAAATTCGTCCTGAGTATGTCAGCAAGTAAGGATGTGCTGGCGCTTGCCTCCATTGAGGTTGACCTCTCAAGCATCGAGCCTGGCACCACAGTAACCGTGAAGTGGCGGGGCAAGCCAGTCTTCATCAGGCGAAGGACAGAGGATGACATCAAGCTGGCCAACAGCATTGACATTACATCTCTCCGTCACCCGCAGCAGGACGCAGAGCGTGTAAAAAATCCTGAGTGGCTAGTCGTCATTGGTGTGTGCACTCATCTGGGCTGCATTCCTCTCCCCAACGCAGGAGACTTTGGTGGTTGGTTTTGCCCGTGCCACGGTTCACACTACGACATCTCCGGTAGGATCCGGAAGGGCCCAGCACCCTTCAACCTGGAGGTGCCAACATACAGCTTTTTGGAAGAAAACAAGCTTCTCATCGGCTGAGACTGTTGTCTGTAGTATTGGTCCTATGGTACTTTAATTTTGTGTTTGATCGACAATTACCTTTTTTTTGTTGCCTGGGTATACCTTTGTTCGACTGTTATCTATGAGTGCAGTGTTGTTGCTGGCACCTGACAGTAATGAATAACCTGCTGCTACTTTAATACTGTTCATTAATGTCAAGTTTGGGTCTCTGTTTCCTGAGCTCAACGGGAACGATCTTGTAATACCTTAGCTGTCACAGTCCATTTTATTCAATCTCGTACATGTCAGTAACTTTCTCAAATTGCTCGGATGAGAGAACTTGATGTACACTTACAGCCCGCATGATGTGTCGGGTTATAGTGGTAGTTATATGAAAGATGAACTGTCCGCTGTTATGTTGTTCGAATGGCTGTCAACTCTTCGTatgcctttttcttttattttctttttaaacatTTATTCATATGTTGTTGAAGCTTTGCTTGGCATTATGTGTGACGATGTAAAGGTTATCTGGACGAGTCTGGATGACATTTTGGTGATCCAATGTAAAATTCGGTGTGCTATCTGACCATGAATACAAAGTGATGAAGCACGAACGGCCGGTGATGGGTTAGGTACTCGGATGGTTACGTTATTTATTATTACTAATTAATTGTCCGTGTGTTATAATAAAAGTATAAATATTAAATGCGATAACATTAAGTATGATTTTAGATATGGAGATAATAGATGCGCTGTAAGAGTGCCGCTGAATGATTACATCGGGAGCGATATCATAATTTGATTCTAGATAGGATCTAAAAAGAAATAAGAGATTATTCActaatttctcttctaatttttttattatttttattagtaaaatgtaTCTTATATCCGTAGCTGGTAATGAGATAGAGAAGCTGGAGAATGAGGTTGGATAATAAAATTGgataattatttgaattttagagggttttattagatgagaggagaaaagaggaaaaaatgaTGTAAGAATCAACTCGTATTTTATACAGCAGAGATTATAGTGGATTTGAGTACGCTTTGGAATAgccgtgatttttttttctttttttctggacGAGTGAAACTCTGGACGCGCACCACCCAAGAACAGCACTGTGCCCATCCGCTCGCACGACTCACGTAACAGTATACTCAAATCTCTGGATTCTATTGAAGCTCTGGATTTGATTATGTACTTGCAGTTTGATCCTAGGATAACTGGATCTCTACTGTAGTTTTCGAATAATTTTAGGAGAATCAGTACAGTTTCTGCAAGAGTCTAACTGATCTCGTGAAGTGTCATGGCTATCGTTTTGTGAGCGAGAGCGAAATTGGCATCCCAAGTCAGACCAGACTAGTTCCGTGTCTgtttcttttcccttttattTTGAACTATTAGG
Coding sequences:
- the LOC133919002 gene encoding cytochrome b-c1 complex subunit Rieske, mitochondrial-like, with product MLRVASRRLSSALAWRPAAAARGPLAGALPGHNDDGDRERRPRFVIDSPFFAAARGFSAETLVPRNQDLSLAELPATVAAMKNPSAKIVYDEYNHERYPPGDPSKRAFAYFVLSGGRFIYASLLRLLILKFVLSMSASKDVLALASIEVDLSSIEPGTTVTVKWRGKPVFIRRRTEDDIKLANSIDITSLRHPQQDAERVKNPEWLVVIGVCTHLGCIPLPNAGDFGGWFCPCHGSHYDISGRIRKGPAPFNLEVPTYSFLEENKLLIG